GCAGGCCGATATTTTTTTTCAGCTGGGCGGTTTTGTCTTCTCTTGCCAGAAGTTTGGAATCCCTGTTCAGATCTCCTGAAAGTTTCACTGCATTGAGCTTCACTTCTTCAATATTGTGATAGGCTTGTCTTAAATGGGCATAGACACGGCTTTCTGCTGAAGATATGGTGACCGCGCTGCGCTCGTAACCGGCTTTCACAAACCTTAATTCGTCCTTTGGCAGCGCTTCGATGGAGAAATTTCCCTCGCCGTCGGTATAGGTTTTCTGGCCGGTACGCATATTGATGATGAGCACGGAGGAAAGCGGTACTTCACCGTCTGTAACGACTTTGCCCGGAATGTTTTGAGCAAAAATGACGACGCAGGAGAAAAATAGGGTTAAAAGTAAAATTCTTTTCAAAAGACCTGATTATAGAGGCAAAATTATAACTGTTTATGAACTGTTTACACGATGCATCCCTTATGGATGTGAAAGTTTAAAACAGATTAACGCGTTTTAAGAATTTTTGGGAATTTACGATTTTCTTTTTAGTTAAAATAATGTTAGAATGCCTGCCCGTAAATAGCCCGGGATTGTAGCGGTTACCCCACAGCGAGGGAGCGGAACGCAGTGGAGCGACCGAGCGAGGAGTAGTAGCGGAAAGCCGGAAACAGCTCCTGAAAATAAAAATGACCGCAAATTCTGATTTTGGAACGATTTTTTCTTTACTTTT
The sequence above is a segment of the Chryseobacterium taklimakanense genome. Coding sequences within it:
- a CDS encoding carboxypeptidase-like regulatory domain-containing protein: MKRILLLTLFFSCVVIFAQNIPGKVVTDGEVPLSSVLIINMRTGQKTYTDGEGNFSIEALPKDELRFVKAGYERSAVTISSAESRVYAHLRQAYHNIEEVKLNAVKLSGDLNRDSKLLAREDKTAQLKKNIGLPASPEKPREKPAELVDDVLKPLAFGVLNIQGVYDIISGDARRKKHLYELEDQQSDVYWIRKRVSDDYFTNAGVPQRRIPEFIEFSFTENPKIRQLVKVRNLSGVLVEMEESFPVYILRLKQ